The proteins below are encoded in one region of Ricinus communis isolate WT05 ecotype wild-type chromosome 6, ASM1957865v1, whole genome shotgun sequence:
- the LOC8266894 gene encoding auxin-responsive protein SAUR68 translates to MISAKKLLKLAKKWQKLAAIRRKRITLPNPITSIDTSSSTTSTKAEKGCFAVYSADQKRFLLPLEYLNNEKIKELFDMAEEEFGLPSKGPLTLPCDGELMEYAISLMKKKVTREVEQAFRTSIASSCSSSFHLQHQARIHQLPICSF, encoded by the coding sequence ATGATCAGTGCCAAGAAGCTCCTGAAATTGGCAAAGAAATGGCAGAAGTTGGCTGCTATCAGGAGAAAACGAATCACATTACCGAACCCCATCACAAGTATTGATACTAGCAGTTCCACCACATCCACAAAAGCTGAGAAAGGTTGTTTTGCTGTGTACTCTGCAGATCAGAAACGGTTTCTGCTTCCTCTGGAATATCTTAACAATGAAAAAATCAAAGAGCTATTCGACATGGCAGAGGAAGAGTTTGGATTGCCTAGTAAGGGACCTCTCACATTACCATGCGACGGAGAGCTTATGGAATATGCAATTTCTTTGATGAAAAAGAAGGTTACCAGAGAAGTAGAACAAGCATTTAGGACCTCCATAGCTAGCAGTTGTTCGTCATCTTTCCATCTCCAACATCAAGCAAGGATCCACCAATTACCAATTTGTAGCTTCTGA
- the LOC8266895 gene encoding auxin-responsive protein SAUR68, with protein sequence MISTKKLLKLARKWQKMAAIRRKRISFPQTIASADSSSCSTSSKAEKGCFVVYSADQKRFLLPLEYLNNEIIRELLHMAEDEFGLSSKGPLTLPCEAELMEYAISLIKQQVNRDVEMALLSSIANSCSSSSFRLQQLPIYSC encoded by the coding sequence ATGATCAGCACCAAGAAGCTCCTCAAATTAGCAAGAAAATGGCAAAAGATGGCTGCTATCAGGCGAAAACGAATCTCATTTCCGCAAACTATTGCAAGTGCAGATTCAAGCAGTTGCAGCACATCATCAAAAGCTGAGAAGGGTTGTTTTGTTGTGTACTCCGCGGATCAAAAACGGTTTCTGCTTCCCTTAGAATATCTTAACAATGAAATAATCAGAGAGTTGTTGCACATGGCAGAAGATGAGTTTGGATTGTCGAGCAAGGGGCCTCTCACATTACCATGTGAAGCAGAGCTAATGGAATATGCAATTTCTTTGATTAAGCAACAAGTTAATAGAGATGTAGAAATGGCATTGTTGAGTTCCATAGCTAACAGTTGTTCTTCATCATCTTTCCGTCTCCAGCAGTTACCAATTTATAGCTGCTAA
- the LOC8266896 gene encoding auxin-responsive protein SAUR67-like, producing the protein MIGAKKLLKLARKWQKLAAIRRKRITIPEGIGSVETNSGSTSAKGHFVVYSADQKRFSLPLAYLNNEIIQELLNIAAEAFGLPSKGPLTVPCDAEFMEYVIALIKQQVTGDVQRALLMSVASCCSLSFYLQHQETSNQIPICSF; encoded by the coding sequence ATGATCGGTGCCAAGAAGCTTCTCAAATTAGCAAGGAAATGGCAAAAGCTTGCTGCTATAAGGCGAAAAAGAATCACAATACCAGAAGGCATTGGAAGTGTAGAGACGAACAGTGGTAGCACGTCAGCCAAGGGTCATTTTGTCGTGTACTCTGCTGATCAGAAACGTTTCTCACTTCCCCTGGCGTATCTCAACAATGAAATTATCCAAGAGCTACTCAATATAGCAGCAGAAGCCTTTGGATTGCCAAGCAAAGGGCCTCTTACAGTGCCATGCGATGCAGAGTTCATGGAATATGTCATTGCTTTGATCAAACAACAGGTTACTGGAGATGTACAAAGAGCATTACTCATGTCTGTAGCTAGCTGCTGTTCATTGTCTTTCTATCTCCAACATCAAGAAACAAGCAATCAAATACCAATTTGTAGCTTCTGA
- the LOC8266897 gene encoding uncharacterized protein LOC8266897: MGRNGNGEGSGGGGGAGGETVPRLGSSSRVRRGADPLLVVCRCFSFVTALTAILCIAVNALSAVRSFRDGSDVFDGIFRCYAVLIAFSVVVAETEWGFIVKFWQVLEYWAGRGMLQIFVAVMTRAFPDYSSSQKDLILLQNIASYMLLACGVVYVVSGILCIGFLKRARQQKEISKEQAVKDLEQLERRREELEQLLMEERV; this comes from the exons ATGGGAAGAAACGGTAACGGAGAAGGAAGTGGTGGTGGAGGAGGAGCAGGAGGAGAGACAGTTCCACGATTAGGTTCAAGCTCAAGAGTGAGAAGAGGAGCAGACCCGTTGTTAGTGGTGTGTAGATGTTTTAGCTTCGTAACTGCTCTCACTGCTATCCTTTGCATTGCCGTTAATGCTCTCTCTGCTGTTCGATCTTTTAGAGACGGATCCGAT gTATTTGATGGCATATTTAGGTGCTATGCTGTGCTGATTGCGTTTTCTGTGGTTGTTGCTGAGACTGAGTGGGGTTTTATTGTGAAGTTCTGGCAg GTGTTGGAGTATTGGGCTGGTAGGGGTATGCTGCAGATATT TGTTGCAGTGATGACGAGAGCTTTCCCTGACTATTCATCAAGCCAGAAGGATCTTATTCTTCTACAAAATATAGCAAGCTATATGCTACTTGCTTGTGGTGTGGTTTATGTTGTTTCG gGAATTCTGTGCATCGGCTTTCTCAAACGTGCTCGCCAACAGAAAGAAATTTCAAAGGAGCAGGCAGTCAAGGATTTGGAG CAATTAGAGCGGCGAAGGGAGGAGCTAGAACAATTGCTCATGGAAGAAAGAGTTTGA
- the LOC8266898 gene encoding GATA transcription factor 19 isoform X2, with the protein MERGNTSSYREEYDYEDEDDTSILQIDGGCRFDRVEEEMAKMNCDNNNNNHNNNIYNNEISSSSSNRTSELTIAFEGEVYVFPAVTPHKVQAVLLLLGGADTPAASVPSSEFLVQQNAGVYHSLGDSDTSRESKLSRRIASLVRFREKRKERCFEKKIRYTCRKEVAQRMHRKNGQFASLKDCYSTGTGSNWEPSNTTPQSEPICQHCGTSENATPAMRRGPAGPRTLCNACGLMWANKGTLRDLTKGGRHVSFDQNELGTPDFKPSTMEQENPYVNQDEEGSPEESKPVLLDSENSMRPNDQDLLETDDTVTDPLPTHVENSSVNLDDEDFQETLDGLGNVSGSEFEIPGNFDDQVDIGDCNMGSEWSGT; encoded by the exons ATGGAGAGGGGTAATACGTCGTCGTATAGGGAGGAGTATGATTATGAGGATGAAGATGACACATCGATTTTACAGATTGATGGGGGTTGTAGATTTGATAGAGTTGAAGAGGAAATGGCTAAAATGAATTgtgacaataataataataatcataataataatatttataataatgaaattagtAGCAGCAGCAGTAATAGAACTAGTGAGCTTACTATTGCTTTTGAAGGAGAGGTTTATGTTTTTCCTGCTGTTACTCCTCATAag GTGCAAGCTGTGCTGTTACTTCTGGGAGGGGCTGATACACCTGCTGCTAGCGttccaagttctgaatttTTGGTACAACAAAATGCTGGTGTATATCAT AGTTTAGGTGATAGTGATACTTCACGGGAATCAAAACTTTCAAGAAGGATTGCCTCCCTGGTAAGATTTCGTGAAAAGCGGAAAGAGAGAtgctttgaaaagaaaatccgCTACACTTGCCGGAAAGAAGTTGCCCAAAG AATGCATCGTAAGAATGGACAATTTGCATCATTGAAGGATTGTTACAGCACAGGTACTGGCAGCAACTGGGAACCAAGCAATACGACTCCTCAATCTGAACCTAT ATGTCAACACTGTGGGACTAGTGAGAATGCCACTCCGGCAATGCGACGTGGACCAGCTGGTCCAAGAACTCTCTGCAATGCTTGTGGCCTTATGTGGGCAAATAAG gGCACTTTGAGGGATCTTACCAAAGGGGGGAGGCATGTTTCTTTCGATCAAAATGAGCTG GGCACTCCTGATTTTAAGCCTTCAACCATGGAACAAGAAAACCCTTATGTTAACCAGGATGAAGAG GGAAGCCCAGAAGAGAGTAAACCAGTGCTATTAGATTCTGAGAATTCTATGAGGCCAAATGATCAG GATTTGCTTGAAACTGATGACACTGTCACTGATCCTTTGCCTACGCATGTGGAGAATTCATCAGTCAACCTAGATGATGAG GACTTCCAAGAAACATTGGATGGGCTCGGGAATGTTTCAGGTTCAGAATTTGAGATCCCTGGAAATTTTGATGATCAG GTTGACATTGGTGATTGTAATATGGGGAGTGAGTGGTCAGGGACTTGA
- the LOC8266898 gene encoding GATA transcription factor 19 isoform X4, translated as MERGNTSSYREEYDYEDEDDTSILQIDGGCRFDRVEEEMAKMNCDNNNNNHNNNIYNNEISSSSSNRTSELTIAFEGEVYVFPAVTPHKVQAVLLLLGGADTPAASVPSSEFLVQQNAGVYHSLGDSDTSRESKLSRRIASLVRFREKRKERCFEKKIRYTCRKEVAQRMHRKNGQFASLKDCYSTGTGSNWEPSNTTPQSEPILRRCQHCGTSENATPAMRRGPAGPRTLCNACGLMWANKGTLRDLTKGGRHVSFDQNELGTPDFKPSTMEQENPYVNQDEEDLLETDDTVTDPLPTHVENSSVNLDDEDFQETLDGLGNVSGSEFEIPGNFDDQVDIGDCNMGSEWSGT; from the exons ATGGAGAGGGGTAATACGTCGTCGTATAGGGAGGAGTATGATTATGAGGATGAAGATGACACATCGATTTTACAGATTGATGGGGGTTGTAGATTTGATAGAGTTGAAGAGGAAATGGCTAAAATGAATTgtgacaataataataataatcataataataatatttataataatgaaattagtAGCAGCAGCAGTAATAGAACTAGTGAGCTTACTATTGCTTTTGAAGGAGAGGTTTATGTTTTTCCTGCTGTTACTCCTCATAag GTGCAAGCTGTGCTGTTACTTCTGGGAGGGGCTGATACACCTGCTGCTAGCGttccaagttctgaatttTTGGTACAACAAAATGCTGGTGTATATCAT AGTTTAGGTGATAGTGATACTTCACGGGAATCAAAACTTTCAAGAAGGATTGCCTCCCTGGTAAGATTTCGTGAAAAGCGGAAAGAGAGAtgctttgaaaagaaaatccgCTACACTTGCCGGAAAGAAGTTGCCCAAAG AATGCATCGTAAGAATGGACAATTTGCATCATTGAAGGATTGTTACAGCACAGGTACTGGCAGCAACTGGGAACCAAGCAATACGACTCCTCAATCTGAACCTAT tttacgCAGATGTCAACACTGTGGGACTAGTGAGAATGCCACTCCGGCAATGCGACGTGGACCAGCTGGTCCAAGAACTCTCTGCAATGCTTGTGGCCTTATGTGGGCAAATAAG gGCACTTTGAGGGATCTTACCAAAGGGGGGAGGCATGTTTCTTTCGATCAAAATGAGCTG GGCACTCCTGATTTTAAGCCTTCAACCATGGAACAAGAAAACCCTTATGTTAACCAGGATGAAGAG GATTTGCTTGAAACTGATGACACTGTCACTGATCCTTTGCCTACGCATGTGGAGAATTCATCAGTCAACCTAGATGATGAG GACTTCCAAGAAACATTGGATGGGCTCGGGAATGTTTCAGGTTCAGAATTTGAGATCCCTGGAAATTTTGATGATCAG GTTGACATTGGTGATTGTAATATGGGGAGTGAGTGGTCAGGGACTTGA
- the LOC8266898 gene encoding GATA transcription factor 19 isoform X1 has translation MERGNTSSYREEYDYEDEDDTSILQIDGGCRFDRVEEEMAKMNCDNNNNNHNNNIYNNEISSSSSNRTSELTIAFEGEVYVFPAVTPHKVQAVLLLLGGADTPAASVPSSEFLVQQNAGVYHSLGDSDTSRESKLSRRIASLVRFREKRKERCFEKKIRYTCRKEVAQRMHRKNGQFASLKDCYSTGTGSNWEPSNTTPQSEPILRRCQHCGTSENATPAMRRGPAGPRTLCNACGLMWANKGTLRDLTKGGRHVSFDQNELGTPDFKPSTMEQENPYVNQDEEGSPEESKPVLLDSENSMRPNDQDLLETDDTVTDPLPTHVENSSVNLDDEDFQETLDGLGNVSGSEFEIPGNFDDQVDIGDCNMGSEWSGT, from the exons ATGGAGAGGGGTAATACGTCGTCGTATAGGGAGGAGTATGATTATGAGGATGAAGATGACACATCGATTTTACAGATTGATGGGGGTTGTAGATTTGATAGAGTTGAAGAGGAAATGGCTAAAATGAATTgtgacaataataataataatcataataataatatttataataatgaaattagtAGCAGCAGCAGTAATAGAACTAGTGAGCTTACTATTGCTTTTGAAGGAGAGGTTTATGTTTTTCCTGCTGTTACTCCTCATAag GTGCAAGCTGTGCTGTTACTTCTGGGAGGGGCTGATACACCTGCTGCTAGCGttccaagttctgaatttTTGGTACAACAAAATGCTGGTGTATATCAT AGTTTAGGTGATAGTGATACTTCACGGGAATCAAAACTTTCAAGAAGGATTGCCTCCCTGGTAAGATTTCGTGAAAAGCGGAAAGAGAGAtgctttgaaaagaaaatccgCTACACTTGCCGGAAAGAAGTTGCCCAAAG AATGCATCGTAAGAATGGACAATTTGCATCATTGAAGGATTGTTACAGCACAGGTACTGGCAGCAACTGGGAACCAAGCAATACGACTCCTCAATCTGAACCTAT tttacgCAGATGTCAACACTGTGGGACTAGTGAGAATGCCACTCCGGCAATGCGACGTGGACCAGCTGGTCCAAGAACTCTCTGCAATGCTTGTGGCCTTATGTGGGCAAATAAG gGCACTTTGAGGGATCTTACCAAAGGGGGGAGGCATGTTTCTTTCGATCAAAATGAGCTG GGCACTCCTGATTTTAAGCCTTCAACCATGGAACAAGAAAACCCTTATGTTAACCAGGATGAAGAG GGAAGCCCAGAAGAGAGTAAACCAGTGCTATTAGATTCTGAGAATTCTATGAGGCCAAATGATCAG GATTTGCTTGAAACTGATGACACTGTCACTGATCCTTTGCCTACGCATGTGGAGAATTCATCAGTCAACCTAGATGATGAG GACTTCCAAGAAACATTGGATGGGCTCGGGAATGTTTCAGGTTCAGAATTTGAGATCCCTGGAAATTTTGATGATCAG GTTGACATTGGTGATTGTAATATGGGGAGTGAGTGGTCAGGGACTTGA
- the LOC8266898 gene encoding GATA transcription factor 19 isoform X3, which yields MERGNTSSYREEYDYEDEDDTSILQIDGGCRFDRVEEEMAKMNCDNNNNNHNNNIYNNEISSSSSNRTSELTIAFEGEVYVFPAVTPHKVQAVLLLLGGADTPAASVPSSEFLVQQNAGVYHSLGDSDTSRESKLSRRIASLVRFREKRKERCFEKKIRYTCRKEVAQRMHRKNGQFASLKDCYSTGTGSNWEPSNTTPQSEPILRRCQHCGTSENATPAMRRGPAGPRTLCNACGLMWANKGTLRDLTKGGRHVSFDQNELGTPDFKPSTMEQENPYVNQDEEGSPEESKPVLLDSENSMRPNDQDLLETDDTVTDPLPTHVENSSVNLDDEDFQETLDGLGNVSGSEFEIPGNFDDQVVVF from the exons ATGGAGAGGGGTAATACGTCGTCGTATAGGGAGGAGTATGATTATGAGGATGAAGATGACACATCGATTTTACAGATTGATGGGGGTTGTAGATTTGATAGAGTTGAAGAGGAAATGGCTAAAATGAATTgtgacaataataataataatcataataataatatttataataatgaaattagtAGCAGCAGCAGTAATAGAACTAGTGAGCTTACTATTGCTTTTGAAGGAGAGGTTTATGTTTTTCCTGCTGTTACTCCTCATAag GTGCAAGCTGTGCTGTTACTTCTGGGAGGGGCTGATACACCTGCTGCTAGCGttccaagttctgaatttTTGGTACAACAAAATGCTGGTGTATATCAT AGTTTAGGTGATAGTGATACTTCACGGGAATCAAAACTTTCAAGAAGGATTGCCTCCCTGGTAAGATTTCGTGAAAAGCGGAAAGAGAGAtgctttgaaaagaaaatccgCTACACTTGCCGGAAAGAAGTTGCCCAAAG AATGCATCGTAAGAATGGACAATTTGCATCATTGAAGGATTGTTACAGCACAGGTACTGGCAGCAACTGGGAACCAAGCAATACGACTCCTCAATCTGAACCTAT tttacgCAGATGTCAACACTGTGGGACTAGTGAGAATGCCACTCCGGCAATGCGACGTGGACCAGCTGGTCCAAGAACTCTCTGCAATGCTTGTGGCCTTATGTGGGCAAATAAG gGCACTTTGAGGGATCTTACCAAAGGGGGGAGGCATGTTTCTTTCGATCAAAATGAGCTG GGCACTCCTGATTTTAAGCCTTCAACCATGGAACAAGAAAACCCTTATGTTAACCAGGATGAAGAG GGAAGCCCAGAAGAGAGTAAACCAGTGCTATTAGATTCTGAGAATTCTATGAGGCCAAATGATCAG GATTTGCTTGAAACTGATGACACTGTCACTGATCCTTTGCCTACGCATGTGGAGAATTCATCAGTCAACCTAGATGATGAG GACTTCCAAGAAACATTGGATGGGCTCGGGAATGTTTCAGGTTCAGAATTTGAGATCCCTGGAAATTTTGATGATCAGGTAGTGGTCTTTTAG
- the LOC8266899 gene encoding GATA transcription factor 24, which produces MPNSNIQGSLYTTGEPMNIHNTHLEEEEEEEDEDIGGGGEESIDNPNNHYENGGGSVVGGVEGDAIQVTGDPDYPLVAVYGGGSSDQLTLSFQGEVYVFDAVSPDKVQAVLLLLGGYEIPSGIPTTETVSLNQRGSTDLSGRSTQPHRAASLRRFREKRKERCFDKKIRYTVRKEVALRMQRKKGQFTSSKNSSDEMGSGSSLWSGPQGSGQDESLMETSCTHCGISSKSTPMMRRGPAGPRTLCNACGLKWANKGILRDLSKMPSAGIQGPPAKPMEQGEGEANNTAVVTAGGERLSTSNGDNLALTAET; this is translated from the exons ATGCCAAATTCAAATATACAAGGGTCGCTGTATACTACTGGAGAGCCAATGAATATACATAATACCCatttggaagaagaagaagaagaagaagatgaagatatAGGTGGAGGTGGTGAGGAGTCTATAGATAATCCTAACAATCACTATGAAAATGGCGGTGGAAGTGTTGTTGGTGGTGTGGAGGGTGATGCAATTCAGGTTACTGGCGACCCTGATTATCCTTTGGTGGCTGTATATGGTGGTGGCAGTTCTGACCAGCTTACTCTCTCTTTCCAGGGTGAGGTTTATGTATTTGATGCTGTTTCCCCTGATAAG GTGCAGGCTGTGCTGTTACTTTTAGGTGGGTATGAAATTCCTTCTGGCATTCCTACCACGGAGACGGTCTCCCTTAACCAGAGG GGATCCACTGACTTGTCTGGAAGATCAACCCAACCTCACAGAGCGGCTTCTTTACGCCGGTTCAGGGAGAAGAGAAAAGAGCGTTGTTTTGATAAGAAAATCCGTTACACTGTTCGGAAAGAAGTTGCACTTAG GATGCAGCGTAAGAAGGGACAATTTACTTCATCCAAGAATAGTTCTGATGAAATGGGCTCCGGTTCTTCTCTCTGGAGTGGACCACAGGGTTCTGGACAAGATGAGAGCTTGATGGAAACTTC ATGTACTCACTGTGGAATTAGTTCGAAGTCAACTCCAATGATGCGTCGGGGACCAGCTGGTCCAAGAACCCTTTGTAATGCATGTGGGCTCAAGTGGGCTAATAAG GGAATCTTAAGAGACCTTTCAAAGATGCCAAGTGCTGGAATTCAAGGTCCTCCTGCAAAGCCAATGGAACAG GGCGAAGGTGAAGCTAATAACACTGCTGTTGTAACTGCGGGAGGAGAGAGACTCTCAACTTCCAACGGCGATAACTTAGCTTTGACAGCTGAAACATGA
- the LOC8266900 gene encoding costars family protein: MNVEEEVERLREEIQRIGKIQPDGSYKVTFGVLFNDDRCANIFEALVGTLRAAKKRKILTYDGELLLQGVHDNVEIILKAAPEPASATAADSVAKS; the protein is encoded by the exons ATGAATGTAGAAGAAGAGGTTGAGAGACTCAGAGAAGAGATCCAGAGAATTGGCAAGATCCAACCTGATGGTTCCTACAAG GTAACATTTGGAGTCCTATTTAACGATGACAGGTGTGCAAACATATTTGAGGCACTAGTAGGAACACTAAGAGCAGCAAAAAAGAGGAAGATTTTAACATATGATGGCGAGTTACTGCTACAGGGAGTGCATGACAATGTGGAAATCATTCTCAAGGCAGCACCTGAGCCAGCATCCGCAACAGCAGCTGACTCAGTTGCGAAGAGTTAA